From Cecembia calidifontis, one genomic window encodes:
- a CDS encoding IS256 family transposase, translated as MKKEDLLNDDFLKQFRTAGELNSFLQQLQKRAVEKMLEGELDAHLGYEKHQNSDNPNSRNGYSTKTIKNTFGEAEIRVPRDRDGSFEPALVPKRRSMAEGVENVIISMYAKGMSNQDIEEQIRELYDINVSSSTISRVTGAVAEDIVAWRNRPLDPVYLIVWMDGISFKVRENSKVVNKTVYIAVGLRTNGLKEILGLWLGKNESSAFWMGVLTDLKARGVEDILITATDNLNGFTDTIKASFPQSVTQICVVHQIRNACRYVAWKDRRAFTRDMKEIYTAPTKDAAWAALNDFAKKWESKYAYAIKSWRDNWDELTVFFDYPAEIRKIIYTTNLIENLNGKIRKYTKNKLSFPTDDAVMKSVFLAAREASKKWTMPIRDWGAILNSFLLIFGDRVRLLDT; from the coding sequence ATGAAAAAAGAAGATCTCCTAAATGATGACTTCCTCAAGCAGTTCAGGACTGCCGGGGAGCTTAATTCCTTCCTTCAACAGCTTCAGAAAAGAGCCGTTGAGAAAATGCTTGAAGGCGAGCTGGATGCCCATCTTGGCTATGAAAAGCATCAGAATTCCGATAATCCCAATTCAAGGAACGGCTATTCCACCAAAACAATAAAAAACACATTTGGGGAAGCTGAAATCAGAGTCCCAAGAGACAGGGACGGCAGCTTTGAGCCTGCCCTTGTGCCCAAACGCAGAAGCATGGCGGAGGGCGTTGAAAACGTGATCATTTCCATGTATGCCAAGGGAATGTCAAACCAGGACATCGAAGAACAGATCCGGGAGCTTTATGACATCAATGTTTCCTCCTCCACCATCTCAAGGGTTACCGGTGCCGTAGCGGAGGATATTGTTGCATGGAGAAACAGGCCGCTTGACCCTGTATACCTGATCGTTTGGATGGATGGTATATCCTTCAAAGTCAGGGAGAACTCCAAAGTGGTCAACAAGACCGTTTATATTGCCGTTGGCCTCAGAACTAACGGCCTTAAAGAGATCCTAGGCCTTTGGCTTGGCAAGAATGAATCTTCGGCTTTCTGGATGGGGGTACTCACCGACCTGAAAGCCAGAGGGGTTGAAGATATTCTCATAACGGCAACTGACAACCTGAACGGGTTTACTGATACGATAAAAGCTTCATTCCCCCAATCAGTCACTCAGATATGTGTCGTCCACCAGATCAGAAACGCATGTAGATATGTCGCATGGAAAGACCGCAGGGCGTTTACAAGGGATATGAAGGAAATTTATACCGCCCCTACAAAAGATGCTGCTTGGGCTGCCCTGAACGATTTTGCCAAAAAATGGGAATCCAAATACGCTTATGCCATCAAAAGCTGGAGGGACAACTGGGATGAACTCACCGTTTTCTTCGATTACCCGGCTGAAATCCGTAAAATCATCTATACCACCAACCTGATTGAAAATCTCAATGGAAAGATCAGAAAATACACCAAAAACAAGCTCTCTTTCCCGACAGATGATGCCGTAATGAAGTCTGTTTTCCTGGCTGCAAGAGAAGCATCGAAAAAATGGACTATGCCTATCAGAGACTGGGGAGCTATTCTTAACAGTTTCCTGCTTATATTTGGTGATAGGGTCAGGCTTCTTGATACCTGA
- a CDS encoding DUF6922 domain-containing protein, protein MNKLDKNSRLSGFSPVLFWDMDSKALDVIQSKKLIIERVLEYGLIEDWKLLQKIYGLEEIKHVALNMRSIDDVTLSFLCHFFDLEKTDFRCYTGKQSIPSFWEFRIELNNSIPKSTKKQLTINSGFE, encoded by the coding sequence TTGAATAAGTTAGATAAAAACAGCAGATTATCCGGTTTTTCTCCAGTTCTTTTTTGGGATATGGACAGTAAAGCCCTTGATGTAATTCAATCAAAAAAACTGATCATCGAGCGTGTTTTGGAATATGGCCTTATAGAAGACTGGAAATTGCTTCAGAAGATTTATGGATTGGAAGAGATCAAGCATGTTGCCCTGAATATGAGGTCAATAGATGATGTCACGTTATCGTTTTTATGTCATTTTTTTGATTTAGAGAAAACTGATTTTAGATGTTATACCGGCAAGCAGTCAATTCCGAGCTTTTGGGAATTCCGAATTGAGCTTAATAATTCAATCCCTAAATCGACTAAAAAACAATTGACAATAAATAGCGGTTTCGAATAA
- the cysQ gene encoding 3'(2'),5'-bisphosphate nucleotidase CysQ: MHLQSLTTLAKSTAIEAGRIILSIYHSFDQGLEYKEDESPLTKADIAAHEVIVKYLKETGLPVLSEEGKFTPNSIRRNWDYYWLVDPLDGTKEFIKKNGEFTVNIALIHQQEAILGVVYAPVLGWLYWGTREEGAWKEEIGKSPQKLKASPNAPVKTIVSSRSHMTEETQAYIDQFPGAETISMGSSLKFMLVAEDKAQLYPRFSPTMEWDTAAAQAIVEAAGRLVLTYPDLQPMKYNREDMRNGWFVVK; this comes from the coding sequence ATGCATCTTCAGTCCCTTACAACGCTTGCTAAATCCACCGCCATCGAAGCAGGCCGCATCATCCTTTCCATTTACCATTCCTTTGATCAAGGATTGGAATACAAGGAGGACGAGTCTCCGCTCACCAAAGCGGATATAGCAGCGCATGAGGTGATTGTCAAGTATTTGAAGGAAACAGGCTTACCGGTCCTTTCTGAAGAAGGGAAGTTTACCCCTAACAGTATTCGTAGAAATTGGGACTATTACTGGTTGGTTGATCCCCTGGACGGGACCAAGGAGTTTATAAAGAAAAACGGAGAATTTACCGTCAATATCGCATTGATCCATCAGCAAGAAGCCATTTTAGGGGTTGTTTATGCTCCAGTGTTGGGTTGGCTTTATTGGGGAACCAGGGAGGAGGGGGCCTGGAAAGAGGAAATCGGCAAATCCCCGCAGAAACTAAAGGCAAGCCCTAATGCACCTGTAAAAACCATCGTTTCGAGCCGTTCCCATATGACGGAGGAGACGCAGGCATATATAGATCAATTTCCCGGAGCGGAAACCATCAGCATGGGATCGAGCCTGAAATTCATGTTGGTTGCAGAAGACAAAGCCCAGCTATATCCCCGTTTTTCCCCGACCATGGAATGGGATACCGCAGCGGCCCAGGCCATTGTGGAAGCAGCAGGAAGACTGGTGCTGACCTATCCCGATTTGCAGCCGATGAAGTACAATAGGGAGGATATGCGGAATGGGTGGTTTGTAGTGAAGTAA
- a CDS encoding four helix bundle protein, with protein sequence MKENDLLESTFNFGVRCLKLLRNLPKTSEFQIIKYQLGKSSTSVGANYEEAQAGSSKADFKNKIRIALKEARESNYWLRVIKAIEERPSEDLNSLVAESKEIKNILASIPKN encoded by the coding sequence ATGAAAGAAAATGATCTTTTAGAAAGCACTTTTAATTTTGGCGTAAGGTGTTTGAAGTTACTCAGGAATCTGCCCAAAACTTCTGAATTTCAAATCATTAAATATCAATTAGGAAAATCATCAACATCTGTCGGAGCAAATTATGAGGAAGCCCAGGCAGGTTCTTCCAAAGCTGATTTTAAAAATAAAATTAGAATTGCACTGAAAGAAGCTAGAGAATCTAATTATTGGTTACGGGTAATCAAAGCGATAGAAGAAAGGCCCAGTGAAGATTTAAATTCCTTGGTTGCTGAAAGTAAAGAGATAAAAAATATTTTGGCAAGTATTCCCAAAAACTGA
- a CDS encoding transposase, with amino-acid sequence MLKTGKRINSQRRFSEEFKRKLVDDFEKGIMTVQQMERHYGIVNSVIYHWIYKYSTYNEKNIRIIEMKDSQTNRLKELEEKVKDLERTVGQKQIMIDYLEKMIDLAKETYSIDIKKNSKTPHSGGSNPTKV; translated from the coding sequence ATGTTAAAAACAGGAAAAAGGATTAATTCTCAGCGTAGATTTTCAGAGGAATTTAAACGTAAGTTGGTTGATGATTTTGAGAAAGGAATCATGACAGTTCAGCAAATGGAGCGACATTATGGAATTGTGAACTCAGTTATTTATCATTGGATTTATAAGTATTCGACCTATAATGAAAAAAATATCAGGATAATTGAGATGAAAGACAGTCAAACCAATAGGCTCAAAGAACTCGAAGAAAAGGTCAAAGATCTCGAGCGTACCGTTGGCCAAAAACAGATCATGATTGATTATTTGGAAAAAATGATTGATTTGGCCAAAGAAACTTACTCAATCGATATTAAAAAAAACTCCAAAACCCCACACTCTGGTGGTTCCAATCCAACAAAAGTATGA
- a CDS encoding IS3 family transposase: MINHSLNELYRTVGVTKQAVQQAKKRQQAFDLEIAQLVILADELREDHPGCGVEKMYYTLKPEFMGRDQFCEIFMEMGYGIKKIKNYQKTTYAGLYSYPNLIEGMAINRPFQVIQTDITYFYLNGEFYYLVFIIDVYTRIIVGYSVNDNLRTEGNIKAMKMALSTLRYQPWGLIHHSDKGSQYSSKEYTSLLNKNNIHISMGNIAWENPYAERINGIIKNEYLKRWIIKDFSDLKRKVAKAVANYNSIRLHRGFKMKYTPMGFYKNILNLKAQERPTVIVYTEGRKNFLGASSPFEVCPREEPLAHDCPMEIFNEC; the protein is encoded by the coding sequence ATGATAAACCATTCGCTCAATGAACTTTATCGGACTGTTGGAGTAACCAAGCAGGCCGTTCAACAAGCCAAAAAAAGGCAGCAAGCATTCGATCTTGAAATTGCCCAACTGGTAATCCTGGCCGATGAGCTCAGGGAAGACCATCCAGGATGTGGGGTCGAAAAAATGTATTATACATTGAAACCCGAATTCATGGGAAGGGATCAATTCTGTGAAATTTTCATGGAAATGGGATATGGTATCAAAAAAATAAAAAACTACCAGAAAACCACTTACGCAGGCCTTTATTCTTATCCAAACCTTATCGAAGGTATGGCCATAAACAGACCTTTTCAGGTCATCCAAACCGATATCACTTACTTTTACCTCAATGGTGAATTCTATTATTTGGTCTTCATTATTGATGTTTATACCAGGATCATCGTGGGATATTCGGTCAACGACAACTTGCGCACAGAAGGTAATATCAAAGCTATGAAAATGGCCCTCAGTACTTTGAGATACCAGCCTTGGGGCCTGATCCACCACTCAGATAAAGGTTCCCAGTACAGTAGTAAAGAATACACCTCCTTGCTCAACAAAAACAATATCCATATCAGTATGGGAAATATCGCATGGGAAAACCCCTACGCAGAACGAATCAATGGAATCATAAAAAATGAATACCTCAAAAGGTGGATAATCAAAGATTTCAGCGACCTGAAAAGAAAAGTGGCGAAAGCTGTAGCCAACTACAACAGCATAAGACTACACAGGGGATTTAAAATGAAATACACCCCCATGGGATTTTATAAAAATATACTAAATTTAAAAGCCCAAGAAAGACCGACGGTGATTGTTTATACCGAAGGAAGAAAAAACTTCTTAGGGGCATCGAGCCCCTTCGAAGTTTGCCCAAGAGAAGAACCTCTGGCTCATGATTGCCCGATGGAAATATTTAATGAATGTTGA
- a CDS encoding nucleotide sugar dehydrogenase encodes MLTPLQDSKIAIIGLGYVGLPLAVAFAEKFKTVGYDIDPKRVDELQKGTDRTLEVEDELLQSVLVTNSIVLEEKGKGLLVTDAVSAISNCNIFVVTVPTPTDRHNRPVLTPMIKASETIGKLLKKGDVVIYESTVYPGVTEEEMVPVLEKFSGLKYNEDFFCGYSPERINPGDKEHTVTKILKVTSGSTPEVAEYVDQLYKSVITAGTHLASSIKVAEAAKVIENSQRDINIAFVNELSKIFNLLGIDTHEVLAAAGTKWNFLPFKPGLVGGHCIGVDPYYLAQKAQEVGYHPEIILAGRRLNDSMGRHVATELIKHMMRKDLKVIDSKVLILGITFKENCPDIRNTRVIDIYHELKSFDMDVDVYDPWASPEEVMHEYGISILNGGNPLDISQYSGIVLAVSHDKFKGMQIQKSDSCVVFDVKGFLPKEAVDARL; translated from the coding sequence ATGTTAACTCCATTACAAGATTCTAAAATTGCCATTATCGGCCTGGGTTATGTAGGTTTACCTTTGGCTGTAGCATTTGCTGAGAAATTCAAAACCGTAGGTTATGACATAGATCCCAAAAGGGTGGACGAACTCCAAAAAGGAACAGACCGTACCCTGGAAGTGGAAGATGAATTGCTCCAATCCGTTCTGGTTACCAATTCCATTGTCCTGGAAGAAAAAGGCAAAGGATTACTGGTTACCGATGCGGTGTCTGCCATTTCCAACTGTAATATTTTTGTAGTGACGGTGCCTACACCGACTGACAGGCACAACCGTCCGGTCTTGACACCGATGATCAAGGCTTCAGAGACCATTGGCAAACTCCTGAAAAAAGGCGATGTAGTGATCTATGAGTCTACCGTTTATCCCGGAGTAACGGAGGAAGAAATGGTTCCCGTTCTGGAAAAATTCTCCGGACTGAAATACAATGAAGACTTTTTCTGTGGCTATTCCCCAGAGCGTATCAATCCGGGAGATAAGGAACATACGGTTACCAAAATTCTGAAAGTAACCTCCGGTTCCACTCCCGAAGTGGCGGAATATGTGGATCAACTCTACAAATCCGTGATCACTGCCGGAACTCATTTGGCATCTTCTATCAAGGTAGCTGAAGCAGCCAAAGTGATTGAAAACTCCCAAAGGGACATCAACATTGCCTTTGTCAACGAACTTTCCAAAATATTCAATTTGTTGGGCATCGATACCCATGAAGTCTTGGCAGCTGCGGGTACCAAGTGGAATTTCCTTCCCTTCAAACCGGGTTTGGTAGGCGGTCATTGTATCGGGGTGGACCCTTATTACCTTGCCCAAAAGGCGCAGGAAGTAGGTTATCATCCAGAAATCATACTTGCTGGAAGGCGCTTGAATGATTCCATGGGCCGACATGTGGCTACCGAACTCATCAAGCACATGATGCGCAAAGACCTGAAGGTAATCGATTCCAAAGTTTTGATTTTGGGGATAACATTTAAAGAAAATTGCCCGGATATCCGCAATACCCGTGTGATCGATATCTACCATGAACTCAAGTCATTTGATATGGATGTCGATGTGTATGACCCATGGGCTTCGCCTGAGGAAGTCATGCATGAGTATGGCATTTCCATTCTGAACGGGGGCAATCCGCTGGATATCAGTCAGTATTCCGGTATTGTCCTGGCTGTTTCCCATGATAAGTTCAAAGGAATGCAGATTCAGAAGTCCGATAGCTGTGTGGTGTTTGATGTGAAAGGCTTCCTGCCGAAGGAGGCGGTTGATGCGAGGTTGTAG
- a CDS encoding mannose-1-phosphate guanylyltransferase, whose translation MKSINVILSGGVGSRLWPLSRKSRPKQYLPIFEGETLFQKTALRNKTFCDELLVVGNKDNYQLSRTDLEKAGIAHYREIIEACPRNTAAAITFAALACEPEDILFVTPSDQLIQDGEAYEQAVNRGILLAKEGFIVTFGLQPTRPETGYGYIEAVGEDVKSFREKPDLATAKRFLEQGNFYWNSGMFCFQAGVFLDELAKYEPNVYLKTFNAFRQMNGSFLDEDLSMEIPSISVDYGVMERTEKIKVVPSQFQWSDMGSFESIYDYLTEKGYPKDDLGNLVIGTDKHTEFTGLSNTILIETDDVILVLRKENSQDVKKIYERLEKEKPGLV comes from the coding sequence ATGAAGTCCATAAACGTAATTCTCAGCGGTGGTGTAGGTTCCCGTCTATGGCCCTTATCCCGAAAAAGCCGTCCCAAACAATATCTCCCGATTTTTGAAGGGGAAACGCTGTTCCAAAAAACAGCACTCCGCAACAAGACATTTTGTGATGAATTGCTGGTTGTCGGAAATAAAGACAATTATCAACTTTCAAGAACTGACCTGGAAAAAGCGGGTATCGCACATTACAGGGAAATCATTGAAGCTTGTCCTAGAAACACCGCTGCAGCGATCACCTTTGCGGCCCTTGCCTGCGAACCGGAAGATATTCTCTTTGTAACCCCTTCCGACCAACTGATCCAAGATGGAGAGGCTTATGAACAAGCGGTAAATAGAGGAATTTTATTGGCAAAAGAAGGTTTTATTGTCACCTTCGGGCTTCAGCCCACAAGACCAGAAACAGGCTATGGCTACATAGAAGCGGTCGGAGAAGATGTCAAAAGCTTTCGTGAAAAGCCCGATCTTGCTACGGCCAAGCGCTTTTTGGAGCAAGGAAACTTTTATTGGAATTCCGGGATGTTTTGCTTTCAGGCAGGGGTGTTCCTGGATGAATTGGCCAAGTACGAACCCAATGTTTACTTGAAAACTTTCAATGCTTTCAGGCAAATGAATGGCAGTTTCCTGGATGAAGACCTTTCAATGGAAATCCCATCTATTTCCGTGGACTATGGCGTAATGGAGAGAACCGAAAAAATCAAAGTTGTTCCTTCCCAGTTCCAATGGTCTGATATGGGATCCTTCGAATCTATTTATGATTATTTGACCGAAAAAGGCTATCCAAAAGACGATTTGGGCAATTTGGTGATCGGAACGGATAAGCATACCGAATTTACGGGCCTTTCCAATACCATTTTGATCGAAACGGATGATGTCATTTTGGTCTTGAGAAAAGAAAACTCCCAGGATGTCAAAAAGATCTACGAAAGATTGGAGAAAGAAAAGCCCGGCTTGGTTTGA
- a CDS encoding four helix bundle protein yields the protein MTDQIRRSSRSVSGNIAEAFRKRKYPKSFVAKLIDAEGEAAETQVWLLYALACGYIDEATKSRLYENCDRILGKLFSMGMNPEQWTY from the coding sequence TTGACCGATCAAATTAGAAGAAGTTCAAGATCTGTATCGGGAAATATTGCGGAAGCTTTTAGAAAAAGAAAATACCCAAAATCTTTTGTAGCAAAACTGATTGATGCTGAAGGTGAAGCAGCTGAAACACAGGTGTGGTTGCTTTATGCTCTAGCCTGTGGATATATAGATGAAGCAACTAAATCAAGACTTTATGAAAATTGTGATAGGATTTTGGGTAAATTGTTTAGCATGGGAATGAATCCTGAACAGTGGACGTATTAG
- a CDS encoding IS4 family transposase, which produces MTQFKHKFLSGHPIIAQLLSLIPKELLNQVVEEENSDRYYKKLKTSDHFICMFYAVLTRNSSLREVCKNIGLIITKLIPFGMKQLPARSTLSDANRKRSYRVFEQLYKGLYSYYRASLVGNWLDIGGEVDLSRVEVFDSSTVTLFKEILRGAGRNPLNGKKKGGAKIFAKMNLAEGVPNFICIRSAATNENMFLKVMDLPEHGIAVFDKGYNRYSCFEKWDSSNRYFVTRKKDNARYEVVSEFDCTHALDIIKDQIISLSYREKGVSRTVEARLVVYADPESGETLEFITNLKGLDALTIALLYKNRWVIEVLFKQIKQNFELRYFLSDSENGIKIQIWVALILNLLFTVLHKRIKEAEDFSTMVMVAAKNLCSYVSLEKFLLFPEAYFKSIFQKDIQNVQTQLFLSG; this is translated from the coding sequence GTGACACAATTTAAGCATAAATTTTTGTCTGGGCATCCTATTATCGCTCAACTCCTCTCTCTTATTCCCAAAGAGCTATTGAATCAGGTCGTTGAGGAAGAAAACTCGGATAGGTACTACAAGAAACTCAAAACAAGTGATCACTTCATCTGCATGTTTTATGCGGTGTTGACCAGAAACAGCAGTCTTAGAGAGGTCTGCAAAAACATCGGCCTGATCATAACCAAGCTTATTCCTTTTGGAATGAAGCAGCTACCTGCCAGGAGTACCCTTTCTGATGCAAACCGTAAACGCAGTTATCGTGTTTTTGAACAACTATACAAAGGGCTGTATTCATACTATAGGGCATCTTTGGTAGGAAATTGGCTCGATATCGGTGGAGAGGTCGACCTCAGCCGTGTTGAGGTTTTTGATTCCTCAACGGTCACGCTGTTCAAGGAAATCCTCAGAGGGGCCGGACGCAATCCCCTGAACGGAAAGAAAAAAGGTGGTGCCAAGATATTTGCCAAAATGAATCTGGCAGAAGGCGTTCCCAACTTCATATGTATCCGTTCTGCGGCCACAAATGAAAATATGTTTTTAAAAGTGATGGATCTGCCTGAGCACGGGATAGCTGTTTTCGACAAAGGATATAACCGCTATTCCTGCTTTGAAAAGTGGGACAGTTCAAACAGATATTTTGTGACCAGAAAAAAAGACAATGCAAGATATGAAGTGGTCAGTGAGTTTGACTGTACGCATGCCTTGGACATCATCAAGGACCAGATTATCTCACTGAGCTACAGGGAGAAGGGAGTTTCTCGGACAGTTGAAGCCAGACTGGTGGTTTATGCTGACCCTGAAAGCGGTGAAACGCTGGAGTTTATCACCAATCTTAAGGGATTGGATGCCCTAACCATAGCTCTTCTCTATAAGAACAGGTGGGTTATCGAAGTGCTTTTCAAGCAGATCAAGCAGAATTTTGAACTCAGATATTTTTTGTCGGACAGCGAGAACGGGATCAAAATCCAGATTTGGGTGGCATTGATACTCAACCTCCTGTTTACAGTTCTACATAAGCGGATAAAAGAGGCTGAAGACTTCTCGACCATGGTCATGGTAGCCGCAAAAAATCTTTGCTCCTACGTCAGTCTTGAAAAGTTCCTACTTTTTCCTGAAGCTTACTTTAAAAGTATATTTCAAAAAGACATCCAAAATGTACAAACCCAATTATTCCTTTCCGGATAG